TTCTTAACCCCAGTCAAAAATTATGCTGGAACAggtcatttagtttttttttttccagacccTCAATTCATTTGATTGCCCGAAAAAGTAACAGTCTGATTGCAAGAAAATGTATTGTCTTTACTAACTACAGTTTGAAGGCTTCAGCATAATAATTTGCTTACCATTATGCTGTGTAGGCTAGATGCTTAAAATTCTAAATTGGCTTACATTGGTTTGTTCAAGCAGGGGCTTTGTCCTTGGAGGCTACTTGAATAGGCTAGACAATTTTTATTATAAACAAGCTAGCTCCTTGTCAAGCACTTTATGTCTAGGCCTATAGaggtccacatacttttgtgaAGCATAATGTTtattacacatactgtatgtgcagaaACTAAGTGGTAACTTTGATTTTGGTTccaaatttgtatttggaaatCAGAGTGCCTTTCACCTAAGTCACGTGCACCAGACCATTGCACCTGTACCACACATTATTGGGCATTCCTATGCAAGTTGCTGTCCAAGTGCCCCTAAACTCTGTCGGAATCTCTCCCTCGGCTTAGGGATAGCCTCCTTGCCGCAGGCTCTCTTGGCGACGCAGAAAAACCAAGTCTTTGGGGAAAGCTTGAGGGCAGAGGGACCGGATGCAGATAAAGCCATTGGGACCTTGTcccatttttctctttcctcgCCTCAGCAGCTGTTGTCATGGGCAAGTCGCTCTCCCATCACCCGAAGCACAAGGATGAGTGCCAGGAGGGCCTGACCTCGGCCCCCGAGTACACCGACTCGCACAGCGAGGACGGCAGGGGCGGCGACGTGTCCCAGTTCCCCTACGTGGAGTTCACCGGCCGGGACAGCGTCACCTGCCCCACATGCCAGGGCACCGGCCGGATCCCACGAGGTGCGGGCACAGACGGCGCTAAACCcgcctgcttcctgtttcctcttcaGCGCTGTGTTCAGATCAGACTTGGCAGCCCCAGACAGAGATGGCTGCAAGCCTGAGGTTTTTCAGATGTCTACAAGCCAGAACACTTTCTATTACTCAGGCTGGGAATCAGGGAAATTAGAAATCTGTATTTGTAGTATGTGCAACCTAGGGAATAATTGGTTATATGACTGGGCTCAGTGCTCTTGAGGAATGAAATGTCCTGGATAGGGCCGCTAAAACTGGAAATGAGCCCCTCAGATTAAGCACTGGGACGTACTTAGTGAGTGTAATTAGGAGGAGTCGGGCAGACGGTCATGGTTTGCCAGAGTTAATGAGTGAACTTACCCAGAGAGGAAAAAGGAAGTACAAGTTCAGATTGGAGACACCATGCTTGTGTGACTGCACATGtgattgtgtttctgcatgCCACATCATTCTGCCTGCCATTAACCGTTTCAAATTCTTTCTACCACAGGTCAAGAAAATCAGCTTGTTGCTTTGATTCCATACAGTGACCAGAGGCTCCGACCCAGAAGGACGTGAGTTTATGATCTCTCAATCTCAGTTTCTTAATAGCCACTTCATTGGGCATTGGACTAATATGGGGGACAGCTGTAAGTCTTGTAGCGAAAGTCTTTTCAGTGTTGCCTGTAGTCCAGTCTAATGGGTTTCCTTCTCCCTAATGATGACGTGTGGTCCTTTAGAAAGCTGTATGTGACGGCGTCAGTCAGCGTGTGTCTACTACTCTCCGGCCTCGCTGTCTTCTTCCTGTTTCCCCGCTCCATCGACGTCTCCTATGTGGGAGTGAAGTCCGTCTATGTCAACTACGACCAGGCCAAACGCATCGTCTATCTCAACGTTACGGTGAGCCGCTTACTCTTTGTTCCTCATTCCTTTTTTATCTTAACGTCTTCACAGAGTGACACTGATGCTGATTTGGTTGTCATCAATGATCAACCATGCTTTAGATCAGTTTTACTGACTGCgatgttaaaaaaagactgtgtCCATTGCTGTGTATGTTAGGTTTTTTGTTGATCCTGGTGGGTGCACTGGTGATGGAAATAACTGCCATCTCTTTTGCTTCTAGAACACTCTGAGCATCACCAATAATAACTACTATTCTGTGGAGGTAGCTAATATCACTGCCCAGGTGCAGTTCTCCAAGACGGTGATTGGCAAGACTCGTATGAGCAACGTGACCTCCATCAGACCCCTGGACATGCAGCAGGTacggccattttggctcggCTCCCACACGTGGTTAAACTGTTAGCGGGTAAGCCATTCCACATTGTTGGAACTTTTCAGGTCCAAATTCAGGTCAAAATCCGAAAGAGAACTTGTACTATACAGCCAGGCCCTTGTCTATTGGGCGCCTTTCAAGTGACGGAGGTACCCAAGTGAAATTGCATTCTTAACAGAATGTGTGTAACGGCCTTTCCTATTTCTGAACTGAGCTTCAGAATTTCAAAGGAGCACCAGCCGGCTCGGCCTAATTCCAATGTGAAAACCCAACCCCATCTCTGGCATTAAGTCACATTGATCCATCCTGGAGCCTGGCTACCTCCCGCCGTGCTTCGGGAGTCAGAAAACCAGTTTTCACACTGAAAGGCATGACCGTGCACTGACTAACAATGCGCCTTATCACTCACTTTCCTCCCTGCTGGAGCTCACCCCCTATTGTGACAAATTggagtgaaaagaaaataatccgTTATTATAGGCCTCAGTGTGAGAACGTTGCTAGTGTCCGTGATTTATATAGTAGCCCTAGACCTACTGGACTTGCCCTGCAGAACACCGTTTGTTTCAAAAGTCAGCTACTCCTCCCATTGTCATGTTCAAACGGTCAGACCAGCCAGTGCTGTTATTCTTCATGTTTCCTTTTACGAACAGAGAATTCCACTGTAGGCAGCATCCACGGCTTCATAAATGACTGTAACAGCGGTTCGTTGGAACAGTCTTATTCGTTTTGGCAGTAAAAAGGGCAACAGCCATATTGCTGTTGTTTATAAGTGATCTTATGTCAGCTGAAGAATTACGTGATTAAATGAAGGGAATGGTAACACTCCTGTCGTTTCCAGATCGACTATATGGTTCCCACCACCATAGCGGATGAAATGAGCTACATGTAGTAAGTATACAGCTctgtcatttatgttttgttttaataaatttagTACATAAAATGTTTGCTCTTTTTGGGGTATAGAAAATAAGTGGCGAGTTTAACCACTTGTCTGCTTTCTCTTCTAGTGATTACTGCACCTTGCAGACCATAAAAGTACACAACATTGTGGTTATGATGCAGTAAGTAccccttttttttatatagacatatgtttgtgttttaaattcaATATTATTAAGAATCAGAAAATGTACCCCAGGTGAATAATTTAGCTGCATCCCCTGTGTTTGAACCCCACCAGATACTGAGTAGATTTCATTGTGAAACACTAATAAATGGTGAATCTAAAGTGTATTCTATAAGAATAGCTGCTTATTTAGACGATTCTCTTGTAAATATGAGAATGTAAATCATGACAGTTGGATGTCCGCTGTTGGCAGCCAAGCAGACAAAATGCTGTGAAAtcctctgactgtttttttccttggtCACTAGTGTGACTGTTACCACGGCGTACTTTGGGCATGCCGAGCAGGTTTCTCAGGAGATGTACCAGTATGTGGACTGTGGAGGGAACACCACTTCCTTACATGGGCATGCCAAGATCTCCAATCCTGTTGCACTCCCTGAATAACACCACTGTCCATTGAAAAGTGCTGTTCGATAGTCCTTCATGAAGGCCATCCAGCTGGTTCACTGTGTTCCGTTATACTTAGTTTGCAGGGAAAGCAAGCgtcatgcatttctgtgtgtgtgtgtaggtgatcTTGGTGTAAGATACCCTTACTCAGTTGTGATATTAGGAGTAGAAGTTTAGCAGTGGGAATAGGGGGCAAAAGGCTCATTTGTGTAAAGTTGTCCTCATCTCTATGGTCCTCACATTCCCCTGTTATGTTGGAAGGAAAGATGCACTTTAGATGGATATTGAAGATTCAGTGCACTGTGATGGCATAAAACAGAAGAGAAGTCTTGGTTAAAAATGGTAGAACCACTAACTCACTAATCTCAAACC
This window of the Anguilla anguilla isolate fAngAng1 chromosome 1, fAngAng1.pri, whole genome shotgun sequence genome carries:
- the LOC118211019 gene encoding transmembrane protein 106B-like: MGKSLSHHPKHKDECQEGLTSAPEYTDSHSEDGRGGDVSQFPYVEFTGRDSVTCPTCQGTGRIPRGQENQLVALIPYSDQRLRPRRTKLYVTASVSVCLLLSGLAVFFLFPRSIDVSYVGVKSVYVNYDQAKRIVYLNVTNTLSITNNNYYSVEVANITAQVQFSKTVIGKTRMSNVTSIRPLDMQQIDYMVPTTIADEMSYMYDYCTLQTIKVHNIVVMMHVTVTTAYFGHAEQVSQEMYQYVDCGGNTTSLHGHAKISNPVALPE